In one window of Notolabrus celidotus isolate fNotCel1 chromosome 15, fNotCel1.pri, whole genome shotgun sequence DNA:
- the ttpa gene encoding alpha-tocopherol transfer protein: MFSSQTVISLSPSVCLSVRPSAGQWNPKEWSALQVFRISLMTSEIISMETETQRRGLKAIFDLQGWSLGHAFQVNPSIARKISSVLSESFPLKVRGIHLVNEPMFFRPVFAMISPLLPEKIKRRIHMHGSDFHESLCDFFSPHVLPPEYGGEGPDIEKACQDWTNHLFQSEKLLQQIAAHPTGDISVTAEDSLILEDVDTDRLSE, encoded by the exons atGTTCTCCTCTCAAACAGTGATTTCACTgagtccatctgtctgtctttccgtCCGTCCGTCTGCAGGACAGTGGAACCCCAAAGAATGGTCGGCCCTCCAGGTGTTCAGGATCAGCCTGATGACATCAGAGATCATCTCCATGGAGACAGAGACGCAGAGGCGGGGTTTGAAGGCCATATTTGACCTGCAGGGATGGAGTCTGGGTCATGCGTTCCAGGTTAACCCTTCCATCGCCAGAAAGATATCCTCTGTGTTATCG gaatcTTTTCCATTGAAGGTCAGAGGGATCCATCTGGTCAATGAGCCGATGTTCTTCCGGCCAGTCTTCGCCATGATCTCTCCTCTTCTGCCAGAAAAGATCAAACGAAGG ATCCACATGCACGGTTCTGATTTCCATGAGAGTTTATGCGACTTCTTCTCGCCGCACGTCCTTCCTCCTGAGTATGGCGGCGAAGGGCCAGACATAGAAAAGGCGTGTCAGGATTGGACCAATCATCTTTTCCAGTCTGAGAAGCTCCTCCAGCAGATCGCTGCTCACCCTACAGGAGACATCTCCGTCACAGCGGAGGATTCCCTGATCCTGGAGGACGTGGACACAGACCGACTCTCAGAGTGA